One genomic window of Salvelinus alpinus chromosome 17, SLU_Salpinus.1, whole genome shotgun sequence includes the following:
- the LOC139541952 gene encoding peptide Y-like, whose product MANILRPWLILVALLVCVLVSLGTFADAYPPKPVSPDNNAPPEEWARYNTALRHYINLITRQRYGKRSSPESAMAWLLFGDESEGDLTPSSDGSDLW is encoded by the exons ATGGCCAACATACTGAGACCCTGGTTGATCCTCGTAGCCCTCCTCGTGTGCGTGCTGGTTAGTCTGGGCACCTTCGCAGATGCCTATCCGCCCAAGCCTGTGAGCCCCGACAACAACGCGCCtccggaggaatgggccagataCAACACGGCGCTGCGGCACTACATAAACCTCATCACTAGACAGAG GTATGGGAAGAGGTCTTCCCCTGAGTCAGCTATGGCGTGGTTGCTGTTTGGAGACGAGTCAGAAGGCGACTTAACACCAAG TTCGGATGGCAGTGATCTATGGTAA